In a single window of the Melioribacteraceae bacterium genome:
- a CDS encoding ATPase, with product MSENLNTILCISSYEKGFEFLNQCKKEGWRVLLLTSLSLQEAPWPKSSIDEIFYMPDIDKSWNIEHMINAVSYLARTEQIDRIVALDDFDVEKAARLREHLRIPGMGDTTARYFRDKLAMRVRAEELEILIPKFVHILNYEKIKTFLKSVNYPTLLKPRMQAGAVGIKKINGAEQLWQTLELLGDEQSNYLLEEFIPGEVYHSDSIIFDRNLLFTINSKYGLPPLDVAHNGRVFTSYNIEYGSDDDIKLCDINKKVVEGLGLVQGVAHSEYIKDYEGNFYFLETSARVGGANLAEMIEAASSVNLWREWAKLELNSDYKIPIIERKYAAIIQSLAKVENPDLSYYVDSEICWKLEKKNHAGLIINSNNFSRIQYLLKEYIPRFYNDFFASHPISSKPLS from the coding sequence ATGAGTGAAAATCTTAATACGATCCTTTGCATATCTAGTTACGAAAAAGGATTTGAATTCCTTAATCAGTGTAAGAAAGAGGGCTGGAGAGTTTTATTGTTAACTTCGCTTAGCCTGCAAGAAGCACCCTGGCCTAAATCATCTATTGATGAAATATTTTATATGCCCGATATTGATAAATCATGGAATATTGAGCATATGATAAATGCAGTAAGTTATTTAGCAAGAACCGAACAAATCGATCGAATTGTTGCGCTCGATGATTTTGATGTTGAGAAGGCCGCAAGGCTGAGAGAACATCTTAGAATTCCAGGGATGGGGGATACAACTGCTCGATATTTTCGTGACAAACTTGCAATGCGTGTAAGAGCAGAGGAACTAGAAATTTTAATCCCGAAATTTGTTCATATCCTTAACTACGAGAAGATTAAAACATTTCTTAAAAGTGTTAATTATCCCACTCTTCTTAAACCAAGAATGCAAGCGGGTGCTGTTGGTATAAAAAAAATTAATGGTGCTGAACAATTATGGCAAACTCTCGAACTTTTAGGAGATGAGCAGTCAAATTATTTACTTGAAGAATTTATACCGGGGGAAGTTTATCATTCGGATAGTATAATCTTCGATCGCAATTTATTATTTACCATTAATAGTAAGTATGGTTTGCCTCCATTAGATGTGGCTCACAACGGGAGGGTTTTTACAAGTTATAATATAGAGTATGGTTCCGACGATGATATTAAACTCTGCGACATAAATAAAAAAGTGGTTGAAGGATTAGGGTTAGTTCAAGGGGTTGCACATTCTGAATATATAAAAGATTACGAAGGTAATTTTTATTTTTTGGAAACATCAGCAAGGGTGGGCGGGGCAAATTTAGCAGAAATGATCGAAGCCGCTTCATCGGTCAATCTTTGGAGGGAATGGGCCAAACTTGAACTTAATTCTGATTACAAAATTCCAATAATTGAACGAAAATATGCTGCAATAATCCAATCCTTAGCGAAAGTGGAAAACCCCGATTTATCTTATTATGTTGACTCGGAAATTTGCTGGAAATTAGAAAAAAAGAATCATGCCGGTTTAATCATAAATTCAAATAATTTTAGTCGTATTCAATACTTGTTAAAAGAATATATCCCCCGATTTTATAACGATTTTTTTGCCTCTCACCCAATTTCATCTAAACCATTAAGCTAA
- the ilvD gene encoding dihydroxy-acid dehydratase, which translates to MRSDTIKKGFEKAPHRSLLKATGQIKGDEDFKKPFIGVCNSYIDLVPGHVHLQEFGKIVKDAIREAGGVPFEFNTIGIDDGIAMGHIGMRYSLPSRELIADCIESVVEAHRLDGMVCIPNCDKIVPGMLMAAVRINVPTIFVSGGPMKAGFTPSGEKVDLISVFEGVGRFKAGEINEKQLKEYEDFGCPSCGSCSGMFTANSMNCLCEALGISLPGNGTILAIDPARKELVKKAARQILTLVEQNITPSKIITKNSLMNAFALDMAMGGSTNTILHALAIAQEAGIEFKLEWLNELAQQVPYICKVSPASKDVHIEDVDRAGGISAILNEISKTGILDLNAPTVTGKSLGENISDAQILDEKVIKTIENPYSQKGGLAVLFGNLAPDGSIVKTAAVDPSMLVFSGPAVIFESQDEALKEILNGAVKAGDVVIIRYEGPKGGPGMPEMLSPTSAIMGMGLGNKVALITDGRFSGGTRGACIGHVSPEAAVRGPIAAVRSGDIISIDIPNCKIEVQLSDEEIKRRLEQLPQFEPKIKKGWLVRYSQFVTSANTGAVLKYQ; encoded by the coding sequence GTGCGTTCCGATACTATCAAAAAAGGATTTGAAAAAGCTCCTCATAGAAGTCTGTTAAAAGCTACTGGCCAAATCAAAGGTGATGAAGATTTTAAAAAACCATTCATAGGTGTGTGTAATTCTTATATCGATTTAGTACCTGGGCATGTTCATTTACAGGAATTTGGAAAAATTGTAAAGGATGCAATTAGAGAAGCAGGTGGTGTGCCTTTTGAGTTTAATACTATTGGAATTGATGACGGTATAGCGATGGGTCACATTGGTATGCGTTATTCTTTGCCAAGCCGTGAATTGATTGCTGATTGTATAGAATCTGTTGTTGAAGCTCATCGATTAGATGGAATGGTATGTATTCCGAATTGCGATAAAATTGTGCCAGGTATGTTAATGGCTGCTGTTAGAATAAACGTACCAACAATTTTTGTATCGGGTGGACCAATGAAAGCTGGATTTACACCAAGTGGAGAAAAAGTTGATTTGATTTCGGTATTTGAGGGAGTTGGAAGATTTAAAGCCGGTGAGATAAATGAAAAACAATTGAAAGAATATGAGGATTTTGGGTGCCCGAGCTGCGGTTCTTGTTCTGGAATGTTTACTGCTAATTCAATGAACTGTTTGTGTGAGGCATTAGGAATATCTCTACCGGGGAATGGTACTATACTCGCAATCGATCCTGCGCGAAAGGAGCTAGTTAAAAAAGCCGCCAGACAAATATTAACACTTGTAGAACAAAATATAACGCCAAGTAAAATTATTACAAAGAACTCATTGATGAATGCGTTTGCTCTCGACATGGCAATGGGTGGAAGTACAAATACAATATTGCATGCTCTAGCAATTGCTCAAGAAGCAGGCATCGAGTTTAAACTCGAATGGCTTAATGAATTGGCACAGCAGGTTCCATATATATGTAAAGTTAGTCCGGCATCAAAAGATGTTCATATTGAGGATGTTGATAGAGCTGGAGGAATTTCGGCAATACTAAATGAAATTTCCAAAACTGGCATATTAGATCTCAACGCCCCAACTGTTACAGGAAAAAGTTTAGGAGAAAATATTTCAGACGCACAAATATTGGATGAGAAAGTAATTAAGACTATTGAAAATCCCTATTCTCAAAAGGGAGGCTTGGCGGTATTGTTTGGAAACTTAGCACCTGATGGTTCAATTGTAAAAACAGCTGCCGTCGATCCATCAATGCTTGTATTCTCCGGCCCGGCAGTAATATTCGAATCGCAGGATGAAGCATTAAAAGAAATATTAAACGGTGCTGTGAAAGCCGGAGATGTTGTTATCATTCGTTATGAAGGTCCTAAAGGGGGTCCTGGAATGCCTGAAATGCTCTCCCCTACTTCAGCAATAATGGGAATGGGATTGGGCAATAAGGTTGCTCTAATTACGGATGGTCGTTTTTCGGGCGGAACTAGAGGTGCATGCATCGGTCATGTTTCTCCCGAAGCTGCGGTTAGAGGTCCTATTGCCGCTGTACGAAGTGGAGACATCATTTCCATAGATATTCCAAATTGTAAAATAGAAGTTCAATTATCTGATGAAGAAATTAAGAGAAGATTAGAACAATTACCTCAATTCGAACCAAAGATTAAAAAAGGTTGGCTGGTTAGATATTCTCAATTTGTAACCTCAGCCAATACTGGCGCAGTTTTAAAATATCAATAA
- the ilvB gene encoding biosynthetic-type acetolactate synthase large subunit, translating into MSPKPKLLSGADIFFECLKREKVEYIFGYPGGAVLKLYEHLYDVDFLQHILVRHEQGAVHAAEGYAKASGKVGVVLVTSGPGATNTVTGIADAYMDSVPVVIFTGQVSSHLIGNDAFQEADIVGITRPITKHSFLVRDVKELASTIRKAFYIAATGRPGPVVVDLPKDVINSKCEFVYPEEVEIRGYKPNYRGHINQIKKAADVIANAKRPLLYVGGGVIMGGGSQELAIFARENNLPVTMTLQGLGAYPGTDPLSLGMLGMHGTYWANRAVDNCDVLVSLGARFDDRVTGKIDTFSKGSYKIHVDIDPTCIDKNVIVDLPIVGDVKHILAEIAAEMSKVPEIDEWWEQLNAWKEECPLSYETSDGKLRTEYVIDRISQKTNGDAVIVTDVGQHQMWTAQHYQYNHPRSNLTSGGLGTMGFSLPASIGASFAVNDRPIISISGDGGFQMNIQELVTAVAYKRPIKIFIINNSFLGMVRQWQELFHAEKFSFTDLGQSNPDFVKVGEAFGIESYSTNNPKEVDDLLDKALAVTDRPVLVEFKVVKEDMVFPMVPSGGSISEMMVKRLNPVRMM; encoded by the coding sequence ATGAGTCCCAAACCAAAACTTTTAAGTGGTGCAGATATTTTCTTCGAATGCTTAAAAAGAGAGAAAGTTGAGTACATCTTCGGTTATCCTGGAGGTGCGGTTCTTAAACTTTATGAACACCTTTATGATGTTGATTTTCTTCAGCATATATTGGTACGACATGAGCAAGGAGCTGTTCATGCGGCAGAAGGATACGCTAAAGCATCAGGCAAAGTTGGAGTTGTACTTGTTACTTCAGGTCCGGGAGCAACAAATACTGTTACTGGTATTGCTGATGCGTATATGGACTCTGTACCGGTTGTTATTTTTACAGGACAAGTATCATCTCACTTAATTGGGAATGATGCATTTCAGGAGGCAGATATTGTTGGTATAACCCGTCCTATTACAAAACACAGTTTTTTAGTGCGAGATGTAAAAGAGCTTGCTTCAACAATTAGAAAAGCTTTTTACATTGCCGCAACAGGCAGACCAGGTCCAGTAGTTGTTGATCTTCCTAAAGATGTTATTAATTCTAAATGCGAATTTGTTTATCCCGAGGAGGTAGAAATCCGCGGTTATAAACCAAATTATAGAGGGCATATAAATCAAATTAAAAAAGCAGCCGATGTTATTGCAAACGCAAAGCGCCCTCTACTTTATGTTGGCGGTGGAGTAATAATGGGGGGAGGTTCTCAAGAACTGGCGATATTCGCTCGTGAGAACAACTTACCAGTTACAATGACCTTGCAAGGATTGGGAGCTTATCCAGGTACTGATCCTTTATCTTTAGGAATGCTTGGAATGCATGGCACATATTGGGCAAATCGCGCAGTTGATAATTGTGATGTTTTAGTTTCTCTTGGCGCCCGGTTTGATGACCGAGTAACAGGTAAAATTGATACTTTCTCGAAAGGCTCATACAAAATACATGTTGATATTGACCCGACATGTATAGACAAAAATGTAATTGTTGACTTACCCATTGTAGGGGATGTTAAACATATCTTGGCAGAAATTGCCGCAGAGATGAGTAAAGTTCCCGAGATTGATGAATGGTGGGAACAATTAAATGCATGGAAAGAGGAATGCCCTCTTTCTTACGAGACTAGTGACGGAAAACTAAGAACTGAATATGTTATTGATAGAATTTCTCAGAAAACAAATGGAGATGCTGTGATAGTAACTGATGTTGGCCAGCATCAGATGTGGACTGCCCAGCATTATCAATATAATCATCCCCGCTCAAATTTAACCAGCGGCGGGTTAGGAACAATGGGATTTTCACTCCCCGCCTCAATTGGTGCATCCTTCGCGGTTAATGATCGACCTATAATTTCAATTAGTGGTGACGGTGGTTTTCAAATGAACATACAAGAACTTGTTACTGCTGTTGCATATAAAAGACCTATCAAAATATTCATTATCAATAACAGCTTTTTAGGAATGGTTAGGCAATGGCAGGAATTATTCCACGCTGAGAAATTTAGCTTTACAGATTTAGGGCAAAGCAACCCCGATTTTGTAAAAGTTGGTGAGGCATTTGGAATAGAATCTTACTCAACAAATAATCCAAAAGAAGTTGATGATTTATTAGATAAAGCCTTAGCCGTAACAGATAGACCTGTATTGGTGGAATTCAAAGTTGTAAAAGAAGATATGGTATTTCCGATGGTTCCTTCAGGAGGTTCAATATCTGAAATGATGGTTAAACGATTAAACCCAGTGAGGATGATGTAA
- the ilvN gene encoding acetolactate synthase small subunit encodes MKHTISVLVENRFGAFDRVATMFSGKGFNIKSISIGETEIEEVSRMTIVTEGEDKIIDQVVKQLNRLIDTIKVVDLSETNYVSRELALIRVGIHKGSMEEIKNICDIFRGNIVDITPKSLTLEITGPPDKIDAAVNVLMPYGIKEMARSGMVALKRGEQVIQKLKTISEDKK; translated from the coding sequence ATGAAACATACTATTTCAGTTTTAGTAGAAAACCGATTTGGAGCATTTGACCGTGTAGCAACAATGTTCAGTGGCAAAGGCTTTAATATCAAAAGTATTTCGATCGGAGAAACAGAAATTGAAGAAGTCTCCAGAATGACAATTGTTACCGAGGGCGAAGATAAAATAATCGACCAGGTAGTAAAGCAATTAAACAGATTGATTGATACTATAAAAGTTGTTGATTTATCAGAGACAAATTATGTATCAAGAGAATTAGCATTGATTCGAGTTGGTATTCATAAAGGATCTATGGAAGAAATAAAAAATATCTGCGATATCTTCAGAGGTAATATCGTAGATATTACTCCAAAATCATTAACACTCGAAATTACCGGTCCCCCCGATAAAATTGACGCGGCTGTAAATGTTTTGATGCCTTATGGAATAAAAGAGATGGCTCGTTCCGGAATGGTTGCCTTAAAAAGAGGAGAACAGGTAATTCAAAAATTAAAAACAATTAGTGAGGATAAAAAATGA
- the ilvC gene encoding ketol-acid reductoisomerase, translating to MKVYYNDDANLELLKSKKIAVLGFGSQGHAHALNLKDNGMNICVGLREGSQNWKKAEENGLTVKTVATASDWADVIMILLPDQTQKSVYDKEIAPHLKPGDTVAFGHGFNIHYKQIVPPSDVNVMMIAPKSPGHLVRRTFVEGSGVPCLIAIHQDPSGNTKDIALAWSKGIGGTHAGVIETNFKDETETDLFGEQAVLCGGSAELIKAGFETLVEAGYPAELAYFECMHELKLIVDLYYDGGLSRMNFSVSDTAEYGGMTRGPRVIKDAAKQEMKKILEEVQNGKFAQEWLNECNTGGTNFEKLRKANREHPIEIVGAKLRGMMSWLKEKKKEVH from the coding sequence ATGAAAGTCTATTACAACGACGATGCTAATTTAGAATTACTTAAATCTAAAAAAATTGCGGTACTCGGATTTGGAAGTCAAGGTCATGCCCATGCACTTAACTTAAAAGATAATGGTATGAATATATGTGTTGGATTGCGTGAAGGATCACAGAACTGGAAAAAAGCTGAGGAAAATGGATTAACCGTAAAAACAGTGGCCACCGCTTCTGACTGGGCTGATGTTATAATGATATTACTTCCAGATCAAACTCAAAAATCTGTTTACGATAAAGAAATTGCTCCTCATTTAAAACCAGGTGACACCGTTGCATTTGGACATGGATTTAATATTCATTACAAACAAATAGTACCTCCTTCGGATGTGAATGTTATGATGATTGCTCCAAAAAGTCCAGGACATTTAGTTCGCCGTACATTTGTTGAAGGATCAGGTGTACCCTGCTTAATTGCAATTCACCAAGACCCGAGCGGGAATACAAAAGATATAGCTCTTGCATGGTCAAAAGGGATTGGGGGTACACACGCCGGTGTAATTGAAACTAATTTTAAAGATGAGACTGAAACCGATTTATTCGGCGAACAGGCAGTATTATGCGGTGGTTCAGCAGAATTAATTAAAGCCGGATTTGAAACTCTTGTTGAAGCAGGTTACCCCGCCGAACTTGCTTACTTCGAATGTATGCACGAATTAAAATTAATCGTTGATCTTTACTATGATGGTGGACTATCAAGAATGAATTTTTCTGTAAGTGATACTGCTGAATATGGCGGAATGACAAGAGGACCAAGAGTTATAAAAGATGCGGCTAAACAAGAAATGAAAAAAATTCTTGAAGAAGTACAGAATGGAAAGTTCGCCCAAGAATGGCTAAATGAATGCAATACTGGCGGCACTAACTTCGAAAAATTAAGAAAGGCAAATAGAGAACATCCTATAGAAATTGTTGGCGCTAAATTGAGAGGTATGATGAGCTGGCTTAAAGAAAAGAAAAAAGAGGTACATTAA
- the leuB gene encoding 3-isopropylmalate dehydrogenase, translating to MKYRITLLPGDGIGIEVTSAAVKVIQTVAEKFNLELEYDERLIGGSSYEKFGNPLTDETLQACYDSHVVFLGAVGGIQWESLPHHLKPEAALLKLRKSLGLFANIRPAKIYKALMDSSSLKKEYLDGTDFVVMRELTGGIYFGQPRGYDEKRGWNTMEYTREEVVRITKIAFQIARERNNKVTSVDKANVLEVSQFWRSIVTEIHKEYSDVELNHMYVDNAAMQIVRNPKQFDVILTSNLFGDILSDIAGMITGSLGMLPSASLGSKYALYEPVHGSAPDIAGQNKANPLAAIASVAMMFKHSLQISKASELIDESIERTLAQGYRTSDIYTEGMKLVSTTEMTEKVIECFNNIYHEQALGVFTL from the coding sequence ATGAAATATCGAATTACCCTCCTTCCCGGAGATGGAATTGGAATTGAAGTAACTTCAGCGGCGGTAAAAGTAATTCAGACTGTTGCAGAAAAATTTAATTTAGAACTGGAATACGATGAAAGATTAATAGGTGGCTCTTCTTATGAAAAATTTGGAAATCCACTAACAGATGAAACTCTACAGGCATGTTATGATTCTCACGTAGTTTTTTTAGGAGCAGTAGGTGGAATTCAGTGGGAATCTCTTCCGCATCACTTAAAACCGGAAGCGGCACTTTTAAAACTTAGAAAATCTTTGGGACTTTTCGCGAATATACGTCCCGCAAAAATTTATAAAGCACTCATGGATTCTTCATCATTAAAAAAAGAATATTTAGATGGAACCGATTTTGTAGTAATGCGCGAACTTACCGGTGGAATTTATTTTGGACAGCCGAGAGGTTATGATGAAAAACGGGGATGGAATACTATGGAATATACTCGTGAAGAAGTTGTACGTATTACAAAAATTGCATTTCAGATTGCAAGAGAGAGAAATAATAAAGTTACTTCTGTAGATAAAGCCAACGTTTTGGAAGTCTCACAATTCTGGCGTTCCATAGTTACGGAGATTCATAAAGAATATTCAGATGTAGAACTAAATCACATGTATGTTGATAATGCTGCGATGCAGATTGTGCGTAATCCAAAACAATTTGATGTAATACTCACTTCAAATTTATTTGGTGATATTTTAAGTGATATAGCCGGAATGATAACCGGAAGTTTAGGAATGCTACCCTCAGCAAGTTTAGGTTCAAAATATGCACTCTACGAACCAGTTCACGGAAGCGCACCAGATATTGCGGGACAAAATAAAGCAAATCCTCTAGCGGCAATTGCATCTGTAGCAATGATGTTCAAACATTCTCTTCAAATTTCGAAAGCATCAGAACTTATTGATGAATCAATTGAAAGAACTTTAGCCCAAGGTTATAGAACTTCTGATATTTATACAGAAGGAATGAAATTAGTTTCAACAACAGAGATGACTGAAAAAGTAATTGAGTGTTTCAATAATATTTATCATGAACAGGCTCTTGGCGTTTTCACTCTTTAA
- a CDS encoding 2-isopropylmalate synthase, with amino-acid sequence MKEKIIIFDTTLRDGEQSPGASLNVYEKLEIARQLAKLNVDVIEAGFPVSSPAQFEAVKRIADEVDVIIAALSRAKEIDIKTAFESIRNSSKPRIHTFSSTSDIHILGKFGDSKYGATLEEKRKTVIQMSYDAVAYAKTFTSDVEFSAEDAGRTDIGYLADVIEAAIEAGATTVNIPDTTGYTFPHEYGNKIAELKRRVKNINKAIISVHCHNDLGLAVANSLSAIQNGARQVECTINGIGERAGNASLEEIVMALQVRKDINDYYTEINQTEIFNTSRMVSGFTGIVVQPNKAIVGENAFSHESGIHQDGMLKNKQTYEIMTPESVGVNKTKIVLGRHSGRHGLKARLLELGYHPSEVDLQKTYEAFVLLADKKKEVFDDDLRVLMGDEINKREEFYELEYLHVISGSDMIPTATVKIKSPGKVYQESSTGDGPVDASFNAIERALGIKLNVESYQVRSVTSGRQALGEAIIRIRQDEKSFNGRGISTDIIEASAKAYIQAINNYEIFSKSKYEVQEISLV; translated from the coding sequence ATGAAAGAAAAAATTATAATATTCGATACAACATTAAGAGACGGAGAACAATCTCCCGGCGCTTCATTAAATGTTTATGAGAAACTTGAGATCGCGCGTCAACTTGCAAAATTAAATGTGGATGTAATTGAAGCCGGCTTTCCCGTTTCTTCTCCGGCGCAATTTGAAGCGGTTAAAAGAATTGCGGATGAAGTTGATGTTATAATAGCGGCACTTTCACGCGCAAAGGAAATTGATATTAAAACCGCATTTGAATCAATAAGGAATTCTTCTAAACCGCGAATCCATACTTTTTCGAGCACTTCAGATATTCATATTCTTGGAAAATTCGGCGATTCAAAATATGGTGCGACATTAGAAGAGAAAAGGAAAACTGTAATTCAAATGAGTTATGACGCAGTTGCGTACGCTAAAACTTTTACTTCCGATGTTGAATTTTCCGCAGAAGATGCAGGCAGAACCGATATTGGTTACTTAGCAGATGTAATTGAAGCCGCGATTGAAGCTGGTGCTACAACTGTAAATATTCCCGATACTACAGGATATACTTTCCCTCATGAATATGGCAATAAAATTGCGGAGCTAAAACGGCGCGTTAAAAATATTAATAAGGCTATAATAAGTGTTCATTGTCATAATGATTTGGGACTTGCTGTAGCTAATTCACTTTCGGCAATTCAAAATGGCGCCCGACAGGTTGAATGCACTATTAATGGAATTGGTGAAAGAGCCGGTAATGCTTCCCTCGAAGAAATTGTAATGGCACTTCAAGTAAGAAAAGATATAAACGATTATTACACCGAAATAAATCAAACTGAAATTTTTAATACAAGCCGAATGGTTTCAGGCTTTACAGGAATTGTTGTTCAACCAAATAAAGCTATTGTAGGCGAAAACGCATTTTCGCATGAATCGGGGATTCATCAAGATGGGATGTTAAAGAACAAACAGACATATGAAATTATGACACCTGAATCTGTCGGCGTTAATAAAACAAAAATTGTTTTGGGAAGACATTCAGGGCGGCATGGCTTAAAAGCTAGATTACTTGAACTTGGCTATCATCCGTCAGAAGTGGATCTTCAAAAAACTTACGAGGCTTTTGTTCTTCTTGCTGATAAAAAGAAGGAGGTATTTGATGACGATCTCCGTGTATTAATGGGTGACGAGATTAATAAACGAGAAGAATTTTATGAGCTGGAATATCTTCATGTTATTTCCGGTTCTGATATGATACCAACAGCAACAGTAAAAATTAAATCTCCTGGTAAAGTTTATCAAGAATCTTCAACCGGAGATGGACCAGTTGACGCGAGTTTTAACGCTATTGAACGGGCATTAGGTATAAAACTTAATGTTGAGTCTTATCAAGTTAGATCTGTTACTTCGGGAAGACAGGCATTGGGTGAAGCAATAATTCGAATTCGCCAGGATGAAAAATCATTTAATGGAAGAGGCATTTCAACCGATATTATTGAAGCCAGCGCTAAAGCATATATTCAAGCAATCAATAATTATGAAATTTTTTCTAAATCAAAATATGAAGTTCAAGAAATAAGTCTTGTATAA
- a CDS encoding 3-isopropylmalate dehydratase large subunit, protein MGMTITEKILAKSAKKNFVTPGENVWLDVDVLMTHDVCGPPTIAIWKKEFGEKAKIFDKEKLVIFPDHYIFTQNAHANRNVDILRQFAAEQNLPNYYDVGTERYKGVCHIALAEEGYNVPGTVLFGTDSHTCTSGAFGMFATGVGNTDAAFILGTGKIWEKVPESMKFIFNGVMPSYLTAKDLILQILGDITTDGATYRAMEFDGDAIFSLSMYERMTLTNMAIEAGGMNGIIKVDEITREYLREVGITKFDEFESDADANYQSKYVYNVEEIEPLVAKPHSPDNRDIVRNVAGTKLTKCYIGSCTGGKITDFQFAAQILFGNNVKVPTFVVPASTTVAKQLSEETHKGISLKEIFENSGCIIAESSCAACLGGPSDTIGRSIDGDVVISTTNRNFPGRMGSKASGVYLASPLTVAASAVTGVITDPRDFL, encoded by the coding sequence ATGGGAATGACAATCACAGAAAAAATATTAGCTAAATCGGCAAAGAAAAATTTTGTTACGCCCGGTGAAAATGTTTGGCTCGATGTTGATGTGCTAATGACACATGATGTTTGTGGACCACCTACAATCGCAATCTGGAAAAAAGAATTTGGGGAAAAAGCGAAAATATTCGATAAAGAAAAATTAGTCATATTTCCTGATCATTACATTTTTACTCAAAATGCACATGCAAATAGAAATGTTGATATTCTTCGTCAATTTGCCGCTGAGCAAAATCTCCCAAATTATTATGATGTTGGAACCGAGCGATATAAGGGTGTTTGCCACATAGCCCTTGCAGAAGAGGGATATAATGTACCTGGTACTGTTTTATTTGGTACCGATTCTCACACTTGCACAAGCGGAGCTTTTGGGATGTTCGCTACCGGTGTTGGCAATACTGATGCCGCTTTTATTTTGGGTACCGGCAAAATTTGGGAAAAAGTACCCGAATCAATGAAGTTCATATTTAATGGGGTAATGCCGAGTTATTTAACCGCAAAGGATTTGATACTTCAGATTCTTGGCGATATTACAACCGACGGGGCCACATACCGCGCAATGGAATTTGACGGTGATGCAATATTTTCTCTATCAATGTATGAAAGAATGACTTTAACAAATATGGCAATTGAAGCAGGCGGTATGAATGGAATTATAAAAGTTGATGAGATTACAAGAGAATATTTAAGGGAAGTTGGGATTACTAAATTTGATGAATTTGAAAGTGATGCGGACGCCAATTATCAATCTAAATATGTTTATAACGTGGAAGAGATTGAACCTTTAGTTGCAAAGCCGCATAGCCCAGATAACAGAGATATAGTTCGAAATGTAGCCGGTACAAAATTGACAAAATGTTATATTGGCTCCTGCACCGGCGGTAAAATAACCGACTTTCAATTCGCGGCGCAAATATTATTCGGCAACAATGTAAAAGTACCAACCTTTGTTGTTCCGGCAAGTACTACAGTTGCAAAACAACTATCGGAAGAAACCCACAAAGGAATTTCACTTAAAGAGATTTTTGAAAATTCAGGATGCATAATTGCTGAATCATCCTGTGCCGCATGTTTGGGTGGACCATCAGATACTATTGGAAGAAGTATAGATGGTGATGTTGTAATTTCTACCACCAATAGAAATTTTCCCGGCAGAATGGGAAGCAAAGCATCAGGTGTTTATTTGGCATCTCCGCTAACCGTCGCGGCTTCAGCGGTTACGGGTGTTATTACTGACCCGCGAGATTTTTTGTAA
- a CDS encoding 3-isopropylmalate dehydratase, whose translation MEKVINGLAYVLGDNIDTDQIIPAEHLVYSTSDPEELKKYGHYALSSVPIEKAGLPNGGIPFIDGDNHSSKFRIIIGGKNFGCGSSREHAPLSLQVAGVKVVVAQSYARIFYRNSVDGGFIIPFESEIQLNNKIKTGDEIEIDLPNNLLINKTSGEKYNLKPLGSVFEIVDAGGLFEFARATKMI comes from the coding sequence ATGGAAAAAGTTATTAATGGATTAGCATACGTTCTCGGCGATAATATCGATACTGATCAAATTATACCTGCCGAGCATCTTGTGTATTCAACGAGTGATCCGGAAGAATTAAAAAAATATGGGCATTATGCATTATCAAGCGTACCAATTGAAAAGGCAGGCTTACCTAATGGCGGAATTCCCTTTATTGATGGTGATAATCACTCATCAAAATTTCGAATAATTATCGGGGGAAAAAATTTTGGATGCGGTTCATCGCGCGAGCACGCTCCCCTCTCGCTTCAAGTTGCTGGAGTTAAAGTAGTTGTTGCTCAATCTTATGCCCGAATTTTTTACCGTAACTCTGTCGATGGTGGATTTATAATTCCTTTTGAAAGCGAGATTCAATTAAATAATAAAATTAAAACCGGTGATGAGATTGAAATTGATTTACCGAACAATTTATTAATTAATAAAACTTCGGGTGAAAAATATAATTTGAAACCACTCGGCAGTGTTTTCGAAATAGTTGATGCCGGAGGATTATTCGAGTTTGCCCGCGCTACAAAGATGATTTAG